In Euzebya sp., a single window of DNA contains:
- a CDS encoding sirohydrochlorin chelatase: MRTAGLLLIAHGTRNPEGAEEMAVLVDHVARRLPVPVGHAWLEDFADPQGVEGARPLVDAGADALVTLPLLNFAAGHAKNDVPEQLAEVRAAFPDVALHHGRVLGVHPDLLGLAWERLDAVSPREGRADEVLVVAASGSSDPDANGELHKAARMVAEGSGHRWVETCVAGVTWPRTDEVLRRVHAAGAHRAVVFSWSLLAGLLEQRIWEAAESVASSTGLEVVTAGRFGPDEKVADAVVQRYHEALEGDVRANCDACVYRVPLPGREDRVGAPSAGGVRLPTR; the protein is encoded by the coding sequence ATGCGCACCGCTGGCCTGCTGCTGATCGCCCACGGCACCCGGAACCCGGAGGGGGCGGAGGAGATGGCCGTCCTGGTCGACCACGTGGCCCGGCGGCTGCCGGTCCCGGTCGGCCACGCCTGGCTGGAGGACTTCGCCGACCCCCAGGGCGTCGAGGGCGCCCGTCCGCTGGTCGACGCCGGGGCGGACGCGCTGGTCACCCTGCCGCTGCTGAACTTCGCCGCCGGGCACGCGAAGAACGACGTGCCCGAGCAGCTGGCGGAGGTGCGGGCGGCCTTCCCCGACGTCGCGCTGCACCACGGGCGCGTGCTGGGCGTCCACCCCGACCTGCTCGGCCTCGCGTGGGAGCGGCTGGACGCGGTCAGCCCCCGGGAGGGGCGGGCGGACGAGGTGCTGGTCGTGGCCGCGAGCGGGTCGAGCGACCCCGACGCCAACGGCGAGCTGCACAAGGCCGCCCGCATGGTGGCGGAGGGGTCGGGGCACCGCTGGGTCGAGACCTGCGTCGCCGGGGTCACCTGGCCGCGGACCGACGAGGTGCTCCGCCGGGTGCACGCCGCCGGCGCGCACCGGGCCGTCGTGTTCAGCTGGTCGCTGCTGGCCGGGTTGCTCGAGCAGCGGATCTGGGAGGCAGCCGAGTCGGTGGCGTCGTCGACCGGGTTGGAGGTCGTGACGGCCGGCCGGTTCGGACCGGACGAGAAGGTCGCGGACGCCGTGGTGCAGCGCTACCACGAGGCGCTGGAGGGCGACGTCCGCGCCAACTGCGACGCCTGCGTGTACCGGGTCCCGCTGCCGGGCCGCGAGGACCGCGTCGGAGCCCCGTCCGCCGGTGGCGTGCGGCTGCCGACGCGCTGA